A section of the Candidatus Poribacteria bacterium genome encodes:
- a CDS encoding 50S ribosomal protein L7/L12, translated as MAADLEKLIDEISNMTVLELSELVKALEDKFGVTASAAPAMAMPGMMPVVAADAAAEEEEEEKTEFDVQLKDFGSKKIPVIKEVRAITGLGLKEAKEKVESAPVVIQEGIAKEEAEKTKEQLEALGAEVEII; from the coding sequence ATGGCCGCAGATTTGGAAAAATTGATTGACGAAATTAGCAATATGACCGTTCTGGAACTTTCTGAATTGGTCAAAGCCTTAGAGGATAAATTCGGAGTCACCGCATCAGCCGCACCAGCAATGGCTATGCCTGGGATGATGCCAGTTGTTGCTGCGGATGCAGCAGCAGAGGAAGAAGAAGAAGAGAAAACGGAATTCGACGTTCAGCTCAAAGACTTCGGTTCCAAGAAGATTCCAGTTATCAAAGAGGTTCGCGCGATTACTGGGCTCGGATTGAAGGAAGCAAAAGAGAAAGTCGAATCCGCACCCGTTGTCATTCAAGAAGGCATTGCTAAAGAGGAAGCCGAGAAAACGAAAGAACA
- a CDS encoding 50S ribosomal protein L10, producing the protein MPNEANVHQTEQIREIFDNADVVLLTDFQGLTVAEINELRNQLRAADIRYKVCKNTLINVVAQERGIDGLAPYLKGNTALATGTDPATSSKILLEFGEKHENLKVKGGILGTRIIDAAGVEALKDMPSRDVLIARTVGVIGAPLTGLVNTLSQGSPVTGMVNVLSGTIRQVTSVLTQVADQKKEAEDA; encoded by the coding sequence ATGCCGAATGAGGCAAATGTTCATCAAACAGAACAAATTCGTGAGATTTTTGACAATGCCGATGTTGTGCTGCTCACAGACTTTCAGGGGCTGACCGTCGCAGAAATTAACGAACTGCGAAACCAACTCCGAGCCGCCGATATCCGCTATAAGGTCTGTAAGAATACATTGATAAACGTTGTCGCTCAAGAAAGAGGGATTGATGGCTTGGCACCTTATCTCAAAGGAAATACAGCCCTCGCTACCGGTACAGATCCGGCGACATCTTCAAAAATCTTGCTTGAATTTGGCGAGAAACACGAAAATCTTAAGGTTAAAGGTGGCATTCTCGGGACACGAATCATTGATGCAGCAGGTGTTGAAGCCCTGAAAGATATGCCATCACGAGATGTCCTGATCGCCCGCACCGTCGGGGTTATCGGCGCACCTCTCACCGGACTCGTCAACACCTTAAGTCAAGGTTCACCTGTTACAGGGATGGTGAACGTACTCAGTGGAACAATACGTCAGGTAACCTCCGTACTGACACAGGTTGCCGACCAAAAGAAAGAGGCGGAAGACGCCTAA
- a CDS encoding 50S ribosomal protein L1 translates to MAKRGKRYRGINEHVDRLQLYTIDEAVSLVKKTGSAKFDETVDLASRLGIDARQADQNIRGTVALPHGTGKSVRVVVFAQGDPARQAEEAGADFVGTDELVDKIVDGWLDFDATIATPDLMRSIMPKLGRILGPRGLMPNAKAGTVTMDVAETIQDIKAGQIEYRVERSSGIVHVPIGKVSFEEESIKQNLNAVMSALVAARPSAVKGRYIRSVAISATMGAAVRIDPQQFA, encoded by the coding sequence ATGGCGAAAAGAGGGAAGCGATACCGCGGCATCAACGAACACGTAGACAGACTGCAACTTTACACGATAGACGAGGCTGTCTCGTTGGTCAAAAAAACAGGCAGCGCAAAGTTTGATGAAACCGTGGATTTGGCATCGCGTCTGGGCATAGATGCCCGACAGGCAGACCAGAATATCCGAGGCACTGTCGCACTGCCACACGGAACAGGGAAATCTGTTCGTGTCGTCGTCTTTGCCCAAGGCGACCCGGCACGACAAGCCGAAGAAGCCGGCGCAGATTTCGTTGGAACTGACGAGCTCGTCGATAAAATTGTTGACGGATGGCTCGATTTTGACGCAACAATTGCCACACCCGACTTAATGCGAAGTATCATGCCTAAACTCGGACGAATCCTGGGACCGCGCGGCTTAATGCCTAACGCCAAAGCTGGCACTGTCACAATGGATGTCGCCGAAACCATCCAAGATATCAAAGCAGGACAAATCGAATACCGAGTAGAGCGCTCTTCCGGTATTGTTCATGTCCCAATCGGCAAGGTCTCGTTTGAGGAAGAAAGTATTAAACAGAACCTCAACGCAGTGATGAGTGCGCTCGTTGCCGCTCGTCCGTCCGCGGTGAAAGGTAGATACATTCGGAGTGTCGCTATATCAGCAACAATGGGAGCTGCTGTCCGGATAGATCCACAGCAATTCGCATAA
- the rplK gene encoding 50S ribosomal protein L11, with the protein MAKKVAGEVKLQLVSGQATPQPPVGPSLAPYMINLQEFIKSFNAQTQHQTGMVVTTVITCYSDRSFSFDVKSPPAAVLLKSAAKIAKGSGEPNRNKVASITMEQIREIAQTKLPDLNTTDLDAAVRMVEGTARSMGLTVN; encoded by the coding sequence ATGGCAAAGAAAGTAGCAGGCGAAGTTAAACTCCAGTTAGTATCCGGACAGGCGACACCACAACCTCCCGTTGGTCCCAGCCTTGCACCTTACATGATTAATCTACAGGAGTTTATCAAATCGTTTAACGCACAGACGCAGCATCAAACTGGAATGGTGGTGACGACCGTCATCACCTGTTATAGCGATAGATCGTTTAGTTTCGATGTAAAATCACCTCCTGCCGCAGTCTTACTCAAATCCGCAGCAAAGATTGCCAAAGGTTCTGGTGAACCCAATCGAAACAAGGTTGCTTCCATTACGATGGAACAAATTCGAGAAATCGCACAGACGAAATTACCTGACTTAAATACGACAGACTTAGATGCAGCAGTGCGAATGGTGGAAGGAACCGCTCGTAGCATGGGGCTGACGGTTAATTAG
- the nusG gene encoding transcription termination/antitermination factor NusG, which produces MDGYWYVVQIYTGHEKKVKLNLDNMIAREELQDEILQVNVPETEVVEVKDSQRKISLRPSYPGYVLVNTTHELGPHVDNPIGQRSWTLIQETPGVMNFLGPTSHPSPLSPDDVEAMLQMSTEEEEVPPVPAMEYEVGDKVRVINGPFSGFSGDIEEINMEHQRLRLSISLFGRSTSVDLGLLEVEELN; this is translated from the coding sequence ATGGATGGATACTGGTACGTCGTTCAAATATACACTGGACATGAGAAAAAGGTTAAACTTAACCTTGACAACATGATCGCCAGGGAAGAGTTACAGGATGAGATACTTCAAGTTAATGTCCCAGAGACTGAGGTTGTAGAGGTTAAAGACAGTCAACGTAAAATTAGCCTCCGACCTTCTTATCCGGGTTACGTTCTTGTCAATACCACACATGAACTCGGTCCACATGTCGATAATCCGATTGGGCAAAGGAGTTGGACTCTCATACAAGAGACACCCGGAGTCATGAACTTTTTAGGTCCCACCTCACATCCATCGCCTCTCAGCCCTGATGACGTCGAAGCAATGCTCCAGATGTCAACCGAGGAAGAGGAAGTCCCACCAGTACCCGCAATGGAATATGAAGTAGGCGATAAGGTCAGGGTGATAAACGGTCCGTTTAGTGGATTCTCTGGGGACATCGAAGAAATTAACATGGAACACCAACGATTACGCCTCAGCATTTCACTTTTCGGTCGCTCTACCTCCGTTGATTTGGGCTTACTCGAAGTAGAAGAATTAAACTAA